From a region of the Chroicocephalus ridibundus chromosome 8, bChrRid1.1, whole genome shotgun sequence genome:
- the ERICH3 gene encoding glutamate-rich protein 3 isoform X4, protein MSGPQPGFLATYNSLTDKHLAGYFSNTRIRRHLRRSGLISRSGRIISEKEYRLNAMKRDHQRYVQECLAQAIFHKVLDMERHHQLEIKRKLENSVRKEKVRKIKVQQSRRSVEGASCMRSPHPPLGPKNRYGLHPLVAGEPDGHSQLRAPGPVVGYNGGHPSQQHRPKEPAFSKTASWRPNTAPGHMQRPLRLQPLRCAAAGSVPKTSSSKQKCQALENNQQFAGEEERSGLRLMNSTEYVTGLSPYQLPVVSNHMIPVPPPPLQKADRSVNAVRNGVPRGRRFRPTTAPNGLEQLLAKNSGGFPKPSLRSNAFVTMVFLGKSVHLSYGDTDYRDEIKVYQQHCGGENLCVYKGKLLEGETFQFVSKRHHGFPFSLTFFLNGMQVDRLSWCCEYKHQKHSRLGGRHGYFRFLNVEGASPCYRCIIAMGLDKKPSPPKRKMEAHEEKHVGSRRDGVHREPSKSTVEQKSSKDSLLVIIPGHEVSVETIEDKMETGQEYRKEEREKLSDHESEDSQEDTGKNEYDEDFEADEEVNEEGQTGDQMNGMPKSSSERRPARSVSSISTQYSSEDDSHAETMEDDVKGKEGYNIRRASDNTAHAQYGKENGENKPLRMEENQESSTLETEGTDEAEKAKPEDLTAREDTGICHENITAIQLHSPEVNGELKQAGSAESNIGEEGDKNASTRSDGGEESLLEPLESNVTEAEDSNEESLQSDEGGVFEDCKPVQKEIATAIGNDHHVNSEPEPSDSPAEEEEENVTSTEPAANEAPDGAFLAEGTRTLDVQKAAEQVVREGQMVGERQALAKEDFVAEGGDARTEEAGGEVARAGDLLPEEDAVAVLRVEESAPGESAMAGEDPRGKGTGKGMEPGAAVSPGEQEGVMEGMESEAALGEQVPRGEEPAAAVLGGEEDGAVSEGQELAGGVSGAEEAAEEGSGVEEAVGATGPAVKEVVSEAMSEAEEAMEEGGFAGDFVAGAVSEREGALEDVSVAEGIARVVGPEGEEPVEEAVSGGEDAVEEPGALLGALEDTNVCTGEAMVGGGDFGKPNEFSQLKASGEEQMEMGKAAIGAAGSEAGKASEVEGSSLLRAEDTVEESVEPGKGPVLEVAPGVEALVDAGGDPMSEGSSQLEETTAAVEEEGSAGALLGGSPSLGSKGETESAMEGKPDGGAMGVSVGTGRAAPGGGEEAMGGAAGPRELAAGMEGSLERAEERGKGRRPGEALDEVLPAAVLCVSRTGEAGLVAIAVVGGQAGPGAGAEGEAGEPALPGVAAVAGMSPRHGELHGTMSPGEQPESEPPLRAPAQGVGAAELRDRGSAGGEGLCLGPQLAAPATGAVGDEGGPQEGTEQAGVKAEGGQPGPCGNTGEREAAGALASARDAPGAGEQRKDGLPGGSPAAPAAAGVGERSRGAPGDVGNPDAVVMPSVQPQDGEETLF, encoded by the exons atttcttgcAACCTACAATAGCCTTACAGACAAACACCTGGCTGGATATTTCAGCAATACCAGGATAAGACGACATCTTCGGAGATCAGGACTG ATCTCAAGGAGTGGAAGAATAATATCTGAGAAAGAATACCGGCTAAATGCAATGAAGAGAGATCACCAAAGATATGTACAGGAGTGCCTGGCTCAGGCCATCTTTCATAAGGTCCTTGACATGGAG CGTCATCATCAGCTGGAAATCAAAAGGAAACTTGAAAATTCCGTGAGGAAGGAGAAGGTGCGGAAAATCAAG GTGCAACAATCCAGAAGATCAGTGGAAGGTGCTAGCTGTATGCGCTCCCCACATCCACCACTTGGGCCAAAAAATCGTTATGGGCTCCATCCTTTAGTGGCTGGAGAACCAGATGGTCACTCACAACTG AGGGCACCTGGACCTGTGGTTGGTTATAACGGTGGACATCCTTCTCAGCAACACCGGCCCAAGGAGCCTGCCTTTTCTAAGACG GCTTCCTGGCGGCCAAATACAGCCCCAGGACACATGCAGCGCCCGCTTCGCCTCCAGCCGCTTCGCTGTGCTGCAGCCGGGTCTGTACCGAAGACTTCCAGCTCAAAACAGAAGTGCCAGGCACTCGAAAATAATCAGCAGTTTGCTGGTGAG GAGGAGAGGAGTGGGTTAAGGCTTATGAATTCGACGGAATATGTGACTGGACTATCCCCGTATCAACTCCCTGTCGTTAGCAATCATATGATACCAGTGCCGCCTCCCCCCCTGCAAAAGGCAGACAGGAGTGTAAATGCAGTGAGAAACGGGGTGCCCAGAGGCAGGCGATTTCGTCCCACCACGGCACCAAATGGCTTAGAGCAGCTTTTAGCAAAG AATTCCGGAGGATTCCCTAAGCCCTCGTTACGCAGCAACGCATTTGTTACCATGGTCTTTCTAGGAAAAAGTGTGCATTTATCTTACGGTGACACTGATTACAGAGATGAAATCAAAGTCTATCAGCAGCATTGTGGAGGAGAAAACCTGTGTGTCTACAAAGGCAAGCTGTTGGAAGGAG AGACCTTTCAGTTCGTCTCAAAGAGGCACCATGGTTTCCCGTTCAGCCTCACCTTTTTTCTGAACGGGATGCAAGTGGACAGGCTGAGCTGGTGCTGTGAGTACAAACACCAGAAGCATTCCAGGCTGGGAGGCAGACACGGATACTTCAGGTTTCTCAATGTGGAGGGAGCATCTCCTTGCTACAG aTGCATTATTGCAATGGGTCTGGACAAAAAGCCATCCCCTCCCAAGAGAAAGATGGAGGCCCATGAGGAAAAGCATGTGGGTTCCCGGAGAGATGGAGTGCACCGAGAGCCAAGTAAAAGCACCGTTGAGCAGAAATCAAGCAAAGATTCATTGTTAGTCATCATACCAGGTCATGAAGTGAGTGTGGAAACTATTGAGGACAAAATGGAGACCGGACAGGagtacagaaaagaagaaagggaaaaactaTCTGATCATGAAAGTGAAGATAGTCAGGAAGACACCGGTAAAAATG AGTACGATGAAGATTTTGAAGCAGATGAAGAAGTTAATGAAGAGGGACAGACTGGTGATCAAATGAATGGAATGCCAAAGTCATCCTCAG AGAGGAGGCCTGCACGCTCTGTCTCATCCATCAGTACTCAGTATAGCAGCGAAGATGACTCTCATGCTGAAACGATGGAAGACGATGTTAAGGGCAAAGAGGGGTATAATATCAGAAGAGCATCTGATAACACAGCACATGCACAATATGGAAAAGAGAACGGGGAGAATAAACCACTCAGAATGGAGGAAAATCAGGAAAGTTCTACACTGGAAACGGAAGGAACAGATGAAGCagaaaaggcaaaaccagaagATCTAACAGCAAGGGAAGATACCGGAATTTGTCATGAAAATATAACGGCAATACAGCTTCACAGTCCTGAAGTTAACGGGGAACTCAAACAGGCTGGGTCAGCAGAAAGTAACATCGGGGAAGAGGGGGACAAGAATGCAAGTACCAGGAGTGATGGTGGGGAGGAAAGTCTTCTGGAGCCTTTGGAAAGCAATGTGACGGAAGCGGAAGACAGCAACGAAGAGTCTCTGCAGAGTGACGAAGGAGGTG TTTTTGAAGATTGCAAACCAGTCCAGAAGGAAATAGCAACGGCGATTGGAAATGATCATCATGTGAACTCTGAACCTGAACCTAGTGATTcccctgcagaagaggaagaagagaacgTAACAAGTACAGAGCCTGCTGCCAACGAAG CACCAGATGGAGCTTTCTTGGCAGAAGGAACAAGAACACTTGAcgtgcagaaggcagcagaacaAGTGGTACGAGAAGGGCAGATGGTAGGGGAGAGACAGGCTCTTGCAAAGGAAGATTTTGTTGCTGAGGGAGGCGATGCTCGCactgaagaggcaggaggagaagtggcACGGGCGGGAGATTTGCTGCCTGAGGAAGACGCGGTGGCTGTGCTGCGGGTGGAGGAATCTGCACCTGGGGAGAGCGCCATGGCAGGAGAAGATCCCAGAGgaaaggggacagggaagggaatgGAGCCTGGCGCAGCAGTGTCACCCGGGGAGCAGGAAGGGgtgatggaggggatggagagcgAGGCAGCACTGGGAGAGCAGGTCCCCAGAGgagaggagccagcagcagcagtgctagGCGGGGAGGAGGACGGAGCGGTCTCtgaggggcaggagctggctgggggggtctctggggcagAAGAGGCTGCGGAGGAGGGCTCAGGGGTGGAGGAGGCTGTGGGAGCCACAGGGCCTGCGGTGAAGGAGGTGGTGAGCGAAGCCATGTCTGAggcagaggaggccatggaggaGGGAGGTTTTGCAGGGGACTTTGTGGCGGGTGCTGTGTCTGAGAGAGAGGGGGCTTTGGAGGATGTCAGCGTGGCAGAAGGGATTGCCAGGGTCGTTGGCCCTGAAGGAGAGGAGCCTGTAGAGGAAGCCGTTTCTGGAGGAGAGGATGCTGTGGAGGAGCCCGGGGCTCTCCTGGGAGCGTTAGAGGATACAAATGTTTGCACAGGAGAAGCAATGGTTGGTGGAGGAGACTTTGGAAAGCCAAATGAGTTTTCCCAGCTGAAAGCATCAGGGGAAGAGCAGATGGAGATGGGGAAAGCTGCCATAGGAGCAGCAGGATCTGAGGCTGGCAAGGCATCAGAGGTAGAAGGGAGCTCTCTCCTGAGAGCAGAGGACACAGTGGAGGAGTCCGTGGAGCCTGGCAAGGGTCCCGTGTTGGAAGTAGCACCTGGAGTAGAGGCACTGGTGGATGCTGGAGGGGATCCCATGAGTGAAGGGTCATCTCAGTTGGAGGAGACCACAGCAGcggtggaggaggagggctcAGCAGGAGCACTTTTGGGTGGAAGCCCATCTCTAGGCagcaaaggagagacagaaagtgCAATGGAAGGAAAACCTGATGGAGGGGCGATGGGAGTATCTGTGGGGACGGGCAGAGCAgcgccaggagggggagaggaggccATGGGTGGAGCAGCAGGTCCAAGGGAgctggcagctgggatggagggatCACTGGAGCGTGCcgaagagagagggaaggggaggcgTCCTGGTGAGGCCTTGGATGAAGTGCTGCCAGCCGCGGTGCTGTGTGTGAGCCGGACTGGGGAGGCCGGGCTGGTGGCCATTGCGGTGGTGGGAGgccaggcagggccaggggctggggctgagggagaggcaggggagccggcgctgccgggggtggcggcggtggcCGGGATGTCCCCCCGGCATGGAGAGCTGCATGGAACCATGtcccctggggagcagccagaGTCAGAACCCCCCCTGAGAGCCCCTGCACAGGGGGTCggggcagcagagctgagggaCAGAGGGTCTGCAGGAGGCGAGGGGCTGTGCCTGGGCCCGCAGCTGGCAGCTCCTGCGACAGGAGCAGTGGGGGACGAGGGGGGGCcgcaggaggggacagagcaggcGGGAgtgaaggctgaggggggacagCCAGGCCCCTGCGGAAACACCGGAGAGAGAGAGGCAGCGGGTGCCCTGGCGAGCGCCCGGGACGCGCCGGGAGCCGGGGAGCAGAGGAAGGACGGTCTCCCCGGAGGGAGCCCAGCCGCCCCCGCAGCCGCCGGCGTGGGCGAGAGGAGCCGCGGTGCCCCTGGG GATGTTGGAAACCCAGATGCAGTTGTCATGCCCTCAGTACAGCCCCAGGATGGGGAAGAAACTCTCTTCTAA
- the ERICH3 gene encoding glutamate-rich protein 3 isoform X3 has translation MSGPQPGFLATYNSLTDKHLAGYFSNTRIRRHLRRSGLISRSGRIISEKEYRLNAMKRDHQRYVQECLAQAIFHKVLDMERHHQLEIKRKLENSVRKEKVRKIKVQQSRRSVEGASCMRSPHPPLGPKNRYGLHPLVAGEPDGHSQLRAPGPVVGYNGGHPSQQHRPKEPAFSKTASWRPNTAPGHMQRPLRLQPLRCAAAGSVPKTSSSKQKCQALENNQQFAGEEERSGLRLMNSTEYVTGLSPYQLPVVSNHMIPVPPPPLQKADRSVNAVRNGVPRGRRFRPTTAPNGLEQLLAKNSGGFPKPSLRSNAFVTMVFLGKSVHLSYGDTDYRDEIKVYQQHCGGENLCVYKGKLLEGETFQFVSKRHHGFPFSLTFFLNGMQVDRLSWCCEYKHQKHSRLGGRHGYFRFLNVEGASPCYRCIIAMGLDKKPSPPKRKMEAHEEKHVGSRRDGVHREPSKSTVEQKSSKDSLLVIIPGHEVSVETIEDKMETGQEYRKEEREKLSDHESEDSQEDTGKNEYDEDFEADEEVNEEGQTGDQMNGMPKSSSGDKKHNLDYEKESKTSSQKALQTSDSEKEQSDGYSDRDSEDDKQERRPARSVSSISTQYSSEDDSHAETMEDDVKGKEGYNIRRASDNTAHAQYGKENGENKPLRMEENQESSTLETEGTDEAEKAKPEDLTAREDTGICHENITAIQLHSPEVNGELKQAGSAESNIGEEGDKNASTRSDGGEESLLEPLESNVTEAEDSNEESLQSDEGGVFEDCKPVQKEIATAIGNDHHVNSEPEPSDSPAEEEEENVTSTEPAANEAPDGAFLAEGTRTLDVQKAAEQVVREGQMVGERQALAKEDFVAEGGDARTEEAGGEVARAGDLLPEEDAVAVLRVEESAPGESAMAGEDPRGKGTGKGMEPGAAVSPGEQEGVMEGMESEAALGEQVPRGEEPAAAVLGGEEDGAVSEGQELAGGVSGAEEAAEEGSGVEEAVGATGPAVKEVVSEAMSEAEEAMEEGGFAGDFVAGAVSEREGALEDVSVAEGIARVVGPEGEEPVEEAVSGGEDAVEEPGALLGALEDTNVCTGEAMVGGGDFGKPNEFSQLKASGEEQMEMGKAAIGAAGSEAGKASEVEGSSLLRAEDTVEESVEPGKGPVLEVAPGVEALVDAGGDPMSEGSSQLEETTAAVEEEGSAGALLGGSPSLGSKGETESAMEGKPDGGAMGVSVGTGRAAPGGGEEAMGGAAGPRELAAGMEGSLERAEERGKGRRPGEALDEVLPAAVLCVSRTGEAGLVAIAVVGGQAGPGAGAEGEAGEPALPGVAAVAGMSPRHGELHGTMSPGEQPESEPPLRAPAQGVGAAELRDRGSAGGEGLCLGPQLAAPATGAVGDEGGPQEGTEQAGVKAEGGQPGPCGNTGEREAAGALASARDAPGAGEQRKDGLPGGSPAAPAAAGVGERSRGAPGDVGNPDAVVMPSVQPQDGEETLF, from the exons atttcttgcAACCTACAATAGCCTTACAGACAAACACCTGGCTGGATATTTCAGCAATACCAGGATAAGACGACATCTTCGGAGATCAGGACTG ATCTCAAGGAGTGGAAGAATAATATCTGAGAAAGAATACCGGCTAAATGCAATGAAGAGAGATCACCAAAGATATGTACAGGAGTGCCTGGCTCAGGCCATCTTTCATAAGGTCCTTGACATGGAG CGTCATCATCAGCTGGAAATCAAAAGGAAACTTGAAAATTCCGTGAGGAAGGAGAAGGTGCGGAAAATCAAG GTGCAACAATCCAGAAGATCAGTGGAAGGTGCTAGCTGTATGCGCTCCCCACATCCACCACTTGGGCCAAAAAATCGTTATGGGCTCCATCCTTTAGTGGCTGGAGAACCAGATGGTCACTCACAACTG AGGGCACCTGGACCTGTGGTTGGTTATAACGGTGGACATCCTTCTCAGCAACACCGGCCCAAGGAGCCTGCCTTTTCTAAGACG GCTTCCTGGCGGCCAAATACAGCCCCAGGACACATGCAGCGCCCGCTTCGCCTCCAGCCGCTTCGCTGTGCTGCAGCCGGGTCTGTACCGAAGACTTCCAGCTCAAAACAGAAGTGCCAGGCACTCGAAAATAATCAGCAGTTTGCTGGTGAG GAGGAGAGGAGTGGGTTAAGGCTTATGAATTCGACGGAATATGTGACTGGACTATCCCCGTATCAACTCCCTGTCGTTAGCAATCATATGATACCAGTGCCGCCTCCCCCCCTGCAAAAGGCAGACAGGAGTGTAAATGCAGTGAGAAACGGGGTGCCCAGAGGCAGGCGATTTCGTCCCACCACGGCACCAAATGGCTTAGAGCAGCTTTTAGCAAAG AATTCCGGAGGATTCCCTAAGCCCTCGTTACGCAGCAACGCATTTGTTACCATGGTCTTTCTAGGAAAAAGTGTGCATTTATCTTACGGTGACACTGATTACAGAGATGAAATCAAAGTCTATCAGCAGCATTGTGGAGGAGAAAACCTGTGTGTCTACAAAGGCAAGCTGTTGGAAGGAG AGACCTTTCAGTTCGTCTCAAAGAGGCACCATGGTTTCCCGTTCAGCCTCACCTTTTTTCTGAACGGGATGCAAGTGGACAGGCTGAGCTGGTGCTGTGAGTACAAACACCAGAAGCATTCCAGGCTGGGAGGCAGACACGGATACTTCAGGTTTCTCAATGTGGAGGGAGCATCTCCTTGCTACAG aTGCATTATTGCAATGGGTCTGGACAAAAAGCCATCCCCTCCCAAGAGAAAGATGGAGGCCCATGAGGAAAAGCATGTGGGTTCCCGGAGAGATGGAGTGCACCGAGAGCCAAGTAAAAGCACCGTTGAGCAGAAATCAAGCAAAGATTCATTGTTAGTCATCATACCAGGTCATGAAGTGAGTGTGGAAACTATTGAGGACAAAATGGAGACCGGACAGGagtacagaaaagaagaaagggaaaaactaTCTGATCATGAAAGTGAAGATAGTCAGGAAGACACCGGTAAAAATG AGTACGATGAAGATTTTGAAGCAGATGAAGAAGTTAATGAAGAGGGACAGACTGGTGATCAAATGAATGGAATGCCAAAGTCATCCTCAGGCGATAAGAAACATAATTTAGACTATGAAAAGGAGAGTAAAACCTCATCACAGAAGGCACTGCAGACCTCTGACAGTGAGAAAGAGCAAAGCGATGGTTATTCTGACAGGGACTCCGAGGATGATAAacaag AGAGGAGGCCTGCACGCTCTGTCTCATCCATCAGTACTCAGTATAGCAGCGAAGATGACTCTCATGCTGAAACGATGGAAGACGATGTTAAGGGCAAAGAGGGGTATAATATCAGAAGAGCATCTGATAACACAGCACATGCACAATATGGAAAAGAGAACGGGGAGAATAAACCACTCAGAATGGAGGAAAATCAGGAAAGTTCTACACTGGAAACGGAAGGAACAGATGAAGCagaaaaggcaaaaccagaagATCTAACAGCAAGGGAAGATACCGGAATTTGTCATGAAAATATAACGGCAATACAGCTTCACAGTCCTGAAGTTAACGGGGAACTCAAACAGGCTGGGTCAGCAGAAAGTAACATCGGGGAAGAGGGGGACAAGAATGCAAGTACCAGGAGTGATGGTGGGGAGGAAAGTCTTCTGGAGCCTTTGGAAAGCAATGTGACGGAAGCGGAAGACAGCAACGAAGAGTCTCTGCAGAGTGACGAAGGAGGTG TTTTTGAAGATTGCAAACCAGTCCAGAAGGAAATAGCAACGGCGATTGGAAATGATCATCATGTGAACTCTGAACCTGAACCTAGTGATTcccctgcagaagaggaagaagagaacgTAACAAGTACAGAGCCTGCTGCCAACGAAG CACCAGATGGAGCTTTCTTGGCAGAAGGAACAAGAACACTTGAcgtgcagaaggcagcagaacaAGTGGTACGAGAAGGGCAGATGGTAGGGGAGAGACAGGCTCTTGCAAAGGAAGATTTTGTTGCTGAGGGAGGCGATGCTCGCactgaagaggcaggaggagaagtggcACGGGCGGGAGATTTGCTGCCTGAGGAAGACGCGGTGGCTGTGCTGCGGGTGGAGGAATCTGCACCTGGGGAGAGCGCCATGGCAGGAGAAGATCCCAGAGgaaaggggacagggaagggaatgGAGCCTGGCGCAGCAGTGTCACCCGGGGAGCAGGAAGGGgtgatggaggggatggagagcgAGGCAGCACTGGGAGAGCAGGTCCCCAGAGgagaggagccagcagcagcagtgctagGCGGGGAGGAGGACGGAGCGGTCTCtgaggggcaggagctggctgggggggtctctggggcagAAGAGGCTGCGGAGGAGGGCTCAGGGGTGGAGGAGGCTGTGGGAGCCACAGGGCCTGCGGTGAAGGAGGTGGTGAGCGAAGCCATGTCTGAggcagaggaggccatggaggaGGGAGGTTTTGCAGGGGACTTTGTGGCGGGTGCTGTGTCTGAGAGAGAGGGGGCTTTGGAGGATGTCAGCGTGGCAGAAGGGATTGCCAGGGTCGTTGGCCCTGAAGGAGAGGAGCCTGTAGAGGAAGCCGTTTCTGGAGGAGAGGATGCTGTGGAGGAGCCCGGGGCTCTCCTGGGAGCGTTAGAGGATACAAATGTTTGCACAGGAGAAGCAATGGTTGGTGGAGGAGACTTTGGAAAGCCAAATGAGTTTTCCCAGCTGAAAGCATCAGGGGAAGAGCAGATGGAGATGGGGAAAGCTGCCATAGGAGCAGCAGGATCTGAGGCTGGCAAGGCATCAGAGGTAGAAGGGAGCTCTCTCCTGAGAGCAGAGGACACAGTGGAGGAGTCCGTGGAGCCTGGCAAGGGTCCCGTGTTGGAAGTAGCACCTGGAGTAGAGGCACTGGTGGATGCTGGAGGGGATCCCATGAGTGAAGGGTCATCTCAGTTGGAGGAGACCACAGCAGcggtggaggaggagggctcAGCAGGAGCACTTTTGGGTGGAAGCCCATCTCTAGGCagcaaaggagagacagaaagtgCAATGGAAGGAAAACCTGATGGAGGGGCGATGGGAGTATCTGTGGGGACGGGCAGAGCAgcgccaggagggggagaggaggccATGGGTGGAGCAGCAGGTCCAAGGGAgctggcagctgggatggagggatCACTGGAGCGTGCcgaagagagagggaaggggaggcgTCCTGGTGAGGCCTTGGATGAAGTGCTGCCAGCCGCGGTGCTGTGTGTGAGCCGGACTGGGGAGGCCGGGCTGGTGGCCATTGCGGTGGTGGGAGgccaggcagggccaggggctggggctgagggagaggcaggggagccggcgctgccgggggtggcggcggtggcCGGGATGTCCCCCCGGCATGGAGAGCTGCATGGAACCATGtcccctggggagcagccagaGTCAGAACCCCCCCTGAGAGCCCCTGCACAGGGGGTCggggcagcagagctgagggaCAGAGGGTCTGCAGGAGGCGAGGGGCTGTGCCTGGGCCCGCAGCTGGCAGCTCCTGCGACAGGAGCAGTGGGGGACGAGGGGGGGCcgcaggaggggacagagcaggcGGGAgtgaaggctgaggggggacagCCAGGCCCCTGCGGAAACACCGGAGAGAGAGAGGCAGCGGGTGCCCTGGCGAGCGCCCGGGACGCGCCGGGAGCCGGGGAGCAGAGGAAGGACGGTCTCCCCGGAGGGAGCCCAGCCGCCCCCGCAGCCGCCGGCGTGGGCGAGAGGAGCCGCGGTGCCCCTGGG GATGTTGGAAACCCAGATGCAGTTGTCATGCCCTCAGTACAGCCCCAGGATGGGGAAGAAACTCTCTTCTAA